Below is a window of Deltaproteobacteria bacterium DNA.
TTTGTCTGTCCGAAGTGCGGCGAAGTGACCCAGATTTTGCGTTCCGGCGGCGGCAAGGCCATGGCCGAGGACATGGGCGTGCCCTTCATGGGCTCCATCCCCATTGATCCCCAAATCGCCGTGGCCGGAGACGAAGGACAGGCTTTTGTCATGCACTATGCGTCGAGTCCTTCCGCGGAATTGATGCGGGCGGTGGTCGAGCCCTTGCTGCATCTTCCCGATCCCAAGGCTGTTTAGGCGGGAGTGGCTATGACGCAACGGGCTGAATTGACGGTGTTGGTGGATAATCAGGCTGGTCCTGGGTGCATGCCGGAGCATGGCTTTGCCTTGTGGATCGAGACCAAGGACCGGCGTATTTTGCTGGACACCGGCCAGGGCGAGGCCCTGGCCGGAAACGCCCTGGCCCTGGGCATGGATTTGGGGCGGCTCAACACATTGGTTCTGAGTCATGGACATTATGACCATACCGGCGCGGTGCCGCTTGTTCTGGCGACCGCGTTGGAGGTCAATGTCCACGCCCATGCCGGCGTGACCGAGCCCCGGTACAGTGTCCGCGCGGGCGAGGCCCGGGATATCCGCATGCCGGCGGCCTCGGTTCGCGCCCTGTACCGACTGCCCTTGTTCCGGATGCATTGGGCCAGTGGGCCGGTGTCCCTGGGTGAAGGTCTGGGGCTGACCGGGGCCATTTCCCGGCGCACGGATTTCGAGGACACGGGCGGACCGTTTTTTCTCGATCCCGAGGGGCAGCGCCCGGATTTGCTCGAGGACGACCAGGCGCTATGGATCGCCACCGAAGCGGGGTTGGTGGTTTGCCTGGGCTGTTGCCA
It encodes the following:
- a CDS encoding MBL fold metallo-hydrolase, which encodes MTQRAELTVLVDNQAGPGCMPEHGFALWIETKDRRILLDTGQGEALAGNALALGMDLGRLNTLVLSHGHYDHTGAVPLVLATALEVNVHAHAGVTEPRYSVRAGEARDIRMPAASVRALYRLPLFRMHWASGPVSLGEGLGLTGAISRRTDFEDTGGPFFLDPEGQRPDLLEDDQALWIATEAGLVVCLGCCHSGLINTLTYVREITGENRIHAVIGGLHLNAASPERLEKTVNALRESRPDMLVPCHCTGEAAATYLRENLDCPVQTGYSGFRMEIPSAS